One Rosa chinensis cultivar Old Blush chromosome 3, RchiOBHm-V2, whole genome shotgun sequence DNA window includes the following coding sequences:
- the LOC112192290 gene encoding pyruvate decarboxylase 2, with translation MDTKIGSLDVCKADNHDVGCLPNSAACAVQNSVPSTTFNSADATLGRHLARRLVQIGVTDVFTVPGDFNLTLLDHLIAEPGLTNIGCCNELNAGYAADGYARSRGVGACAVTFTVGGLSVLNAIAGAYSENLPVICIVGGPNSNDYGTNRILHHTIGVPDFSQELRCFQTVTCFQAVVNNLEDAHELIDTAISTALKESKPVYISIGCNLAGIPHPTFSRDPVPFSLSPKLSNKMGLEAAVEAAAEFLNKAVKPVMVGGPKLRAAHAGDAFVELADASGFALAVMPSAKGQVPEHHPHFIGTYWGAVSTAFCAEIVESADAYLFAGPIFNDYSSVGYSLLLKKEKAIIVQPDRVTIGNGPAFGCVLMKDFLLCLAKKLKHNNTAHENYRRIFVPDGHPLKAAPREPLRVNVLFQHIQKMLSAETAVIAETGDSWFNCQKLKLPPACGYEFQMQYGSIGWSVGATLGYAQAVPEKRVLSFIGDGSFQVTAQDVSTMIRNGQRTIIFLINNGGYTIEVEIHDGPYNVIKNWNYTGLVDAIHNGEGKCWTTKVRCEEELIEAIETANGPKKDSLCFIEVIVHKDDTSKELLEWGSRVSAANSRPPNPQ, from the exons ATGGACACCAAGATTGGCTCCCTCGACGTTTGCAAGGCCGACAACCACGACGTCGGTTGTTTACCAAACAGCGCCGCTTGCGCCGTCCAAAACTCGGTCCCTTCCACCACGTTCAACTCCGCCGACGCCACTCTCGGCCGCCACCTGGCACGCCGCCTCGTCCAAATCGGCGTCACCGACGTCTTCACCGTCCCCGGCGACTTCAACTTGACCCTTCTCGACCACCTCATCGCCGAGCCCGGGCTCACCAACATTGGCTGCTGCAATGAGCTCAACGCCGGATACGCAGCCGACGGCTACGCGCGGTCGCGTGGCGTCGGGGCGTGTGCGGTGACTTTCACCGTCGGTGGACTGAGTGTGTTGAACGCGATCGCTGGCGCGTACAGTGAGAACTTGCCGGTGATTTGTATTGTTGGAGGGCCCAACTCCAATGATTACGGAACTAACAGGATTCTTCACCATACTATTGGGGTGCCGGACTTTAGCCAAGAGCTCCGGTGCTTTCAGACTGTGACTTGCTTTCAG GCTGTGGTGAATAATCTGGAGGATGCACATGAGTTGATTGATACGGCAATTTCGACTGCGTTGAAAGAAAGCAAGCCTGTGTATATCAGCATAGGCTGCAACTTGGCTGGGATTCCTCATCCTACTTTTAGCCGTGACCCTGTTCCATTTTCATTGTCTCCAAA ATTGAGCAATAAGATGGGATTAGAGGCTGCAGTGGAGGCAGCGGCAGAGTTCTTGAACAAGGCAGTTAAGCCGGTAATGGTGGGCGGGCCCAAACTGCGTGCTGCACATGCTGGTGATGCCTTTGTTGAGCTGGCTGATGCTTCTGGTTTTGCTCTGGCTGTTATGCCATCAGCAAAGGGGCAAGTGCCAGAGCACCATCCCCATTTCATAGGAACATACTGGGGTGCTGTGAGCACTGCCTTTTGTGCTGAGATTGTGGAGTCCGCAGATGCATACTTGTTTGCTGGGCCAATTTTCAATGACTACAGCTCCGTTGGGTACTCGCTCCTTCTCAAGAAAGAGAAGGCGATCATTGTGCAGCCTGATCGTGTGACGATAGGAAATGGCCCTGCATTTGGTTGTGTTCTCATGAAGGATTTCCTGTTATGCCTAGCAAAGAAGCTGAAGCATAACAATACTGCTCATGAGAACTACCGCAGGATCTTTGTGCCCGATGGCCACCCTCTAAAGGCTGCACCCAGAGAACCTTTGAGGGTTAATGTTCTGTTCCAGCACATTCAGAAGATGCTGTCAGCTGAAACTGCTGTGATTGCTGAGACAGGGGACTCATGGTTCAACTGCCAGAAGCTGAAATTGCCACCTGCCTGCGG GTATGAATTCCAAATGCAATATGGATCAATAGGTTGGTCAGTTGGAGCAACTCTTGGGTATGCTCAGGCTGTACCTGAGAAGCGAGTGCTTTCTTTCATTGGTGATGGGAGCTTCCAG GTGACTGCTCAAGATGTGTCCACAATGATTCGAAATGGACAGAGGACCATCATTTTCCTGATAAACAATGGCGGATACACCATTGAAGTGGAAATCCATGATGGACCATACAATGTGATCAAGAACTGGAACTACACTGGACTGGTTGATGCCATCCACAATGGGGAGGGCAAGTGCTGGACAACCAAG GTGCGTTGCGAAGAGGAGCTGATTGAAGCAATTGAGACTGCAAATGGACCCAAGAAGGACAGCTTGTGCTTCATTGAGGTGATTGTTCACAAGGATGATACCAGCAAAGAGTTGCTTGAGTGGGGGTCTAGGGTTTCTGCTGCCAACAGCCGCCCACCTAATCCTCAGTAA
- the LOC112192537 gene encoding transcription factor bHLH140 isoform X1, which yields MDMDVDEPTKGQEEKQGKPIIVVLMGAPGSGKSTFCEQVMGSSVRPWVRVCQDTIKNGKAGTKAQCIESARSALREGKSVFIDRCNLEKEQRDEFVKLGGPQVDVHAVVLDLPAKLCISRSVKRTGHEGNLQGGKAAAVVNRMLQKKELPNLSEGFGRITFCQNESDVESAIRTYSGLGPLDTLPHGTFGQKSPGAKVQLGIMKFLKKTDVPTNTESTSNKVQDSNASQITGGKDTVKGTGLFTESGSMESKKGEQPVVGSAGTDVSLDNAPTLAFPSISTADFQFDLEKASDIIVEKVAEFVNKLGNARLVLVDLTHKSKILSLVRAKASQKNIDSKRFFTFVGDITKLHSEGGLCCNVIANAANWRLKPGGGGVNAAIFNAGGPALEVATKEQAKSLYPGNAVVVPLPSTSPLFCREGVTHVIHVLGPNMNPQRPNYLDNDYSKGCKILHDTYTSLFEGFASIVRTQKKVFKGSFGNLRLKLPESKDHSESGPTNHSTNTYQKIKREDLHESERNKRSKGDQAEAENDSDSNASKSNLHSDGSKNKSWGTWAQAVYNIAMHPEKQRDVVLEISDDVVVLNDLYPKAQKHLLVVARHPGLDRLADVCKEHIQLLRTMHAVGLKWAEKFLHDDSTLVFRLGYHSEPSMRQLHLHVISQDFNSAHLKNKKHWNSFNTAFFRDSVDVLEEVSSDGKAILNDDESLMSMELRCNRCRSAHPTIPKLKLHIGRCRASFPSTLLENGRLVTAPSNSSNDP from the exons ATGGACATGGACGTTGATGAACCAACCAAAG GCCAAGAAGAAAAGCAAGGAAAGCCCATAATCGTAGTATTGATGGGTGCACCCGGTAGCGGCAAGTCCACATTCTGCGAACAAGTCATGGGCTCCTCCGTTCGTCCCTGGGTCCGGGTCTGCCAG GATACCATCAAGAATGGGAAAGCCGGTACGAAAGCTCAGTGTATAGAGAGTGCGAGGAGTGCATTGAGGGAAGGGAAGAGTGTGTTTATAGATAGATGCAATCTGGAGAAAGAGCAAAGAGATGAGTTTGTGAAGCTGGGTGGTCCTCAGGTGGATGTTCATGCTGTGGTGCTTGATCTTCCTGCTAAGCTTTGTATCTCGCGGTCGGTGAAGCGAACTGGCCATGAGGGGAACTTGCAAGGTGGAAAAGCTGCGGCTGTTGTGAATAGAATGCTGCAGAAGAAAGAATTGCCGAATCTGAGCGAAGGGTTTGGTAGGATCACTTTTTGCCAGAATGAGAGTGATGTTGAATCTGCCATTCGTACATATAGTGGACTCGGTCCGTTGGATACACTTCCTCATGGGACTTTTGGCCAGAAGAGCCCAGGTGCAAAAGTTCAACTTGGTATAATGAAATTCCTAAAGAAAACAGATGTTCCTACTAATACTGAATCGACTTCGAACAAGGTTCAGGATTCTAATGCTTCTCAAATTACTGGGGGAAAGGATACTGTGAAAGGAACAGGTTTGTTTACTGAAAGTGGTAGTATGGAGTCCAAGAAAGGTGAGCAGCCTGTCGTAGGTTCTGCTGGCACTGACGTCTCTCTTGACAATGCTCCCACCCTGGCATTTCCATCTATTTCCACAGCAGATTTTCAGTTTGACCTTGAGAAGGCATCTGACATTATTGTAGAGAAAGTTGCAGAATTTGTAAATAAACTTGGAAATGCAAGACTTGTTTTAGTGGACTTGACTCATAAATCGAAGATTTTGTCCTTGGTGAGGGCTAAAGCTTCACAGAAAAACATTGACTCCAAGAGGTTCTTCACATTTGTGGGAGATATCACTAAGCTTCATTCAGAAGGAGGTCTTTGCTGCAATGTGATAGCTAATGCTGCTAACTG GCGACTTAAACCAGGAGGTGGTGGTGTCAATGCTGCAATCTTCAATGCTGGAGGTCCAGCTTTAGAGgttgcaaccaaagaacaagcCAAATCTCTGTATCCTGGGAATGCTGTGGTTGTTCCTCTCCCTTCAACTTCTCCTTTGTTTTGTAGGGAAGGGGTAACCCATGTCATACATGTTCTTGGACCCAATATGAACCCACAGAGACCAAATTATCTTGACAATGACTATAGCAAAGGCTGCAAAATTCTCCATGACACTTATACTTCACTTTTTGAAGGTTTTGCATCAATAGTGAGGACCCAAAAGAAGGTATTTAAGGGAAGCTTTGGAAACCTTCGGTTGAAGCTGCCAGAGTCAAAAGATCACTCTGAGAGTGGGCCTACAAATCACTCTACAAATACCTATCAAAAGATCAAGAGAGAGGATCTTCATGAATCTGAAAGGAACAAACGGAGTAAAGGAGATCAAGCTGAAGCTGAAAACGACTCTGATTCTAATGCTAGTAAATCAAACCTCCACTCTGATGGAAGCAAGAATAAATCCTGGGGAACATGGGCCCAGGCTGTCTACAACATTGCCATGCATCCAGAGAAGCAGAGGGATGTAGTACTAGAGATATCAGATGATGTCGTTGTACTAAATGATCTTTATCCAAAG GCACAAAAGCATCTCCTGGTGGTAGCGCGACATCCTGGTCTTGATCGCTTGGCAGATGTATGCAAAGAACACATTCAGTTGCTAAGGACAATGCATGCGGTTGGTTTGAAGTGGGCTGAAAAGTTCTTACATGATGATTCAACATTGGTCTTTCGTCTTGGATATCACTCG GAACCATCAATGCGACAGCTGCACCTACATGTAATCAGCCAGGATTTTAATTCAGCACATTTGAAGAACAAGAAACATTGGAATTCCTTTAATACTGCTTTCTTTCGAGACTCTGTGGATGTGCTAGAGGAAGTCAGTAGTGACGGAAAGGCAATACTGAATGATGATGAAAGCCTGATGTCTATGGAGTTACGATGTAATCGATGTAGAAGTGCTCACCCCACCATTCCCAAATTGAAATTGCACATTGGCAGATGTCGAGCCTCCTTCCCAAGCACCCTGCTTGAAAATGGTCGGCTGGTAACCGCACCAAGCAATTCTAGCAATGATCCATAG
- the LOC112192537 gene encoding transcription factor bHLH140 isoform X2, translating into MDMDVDEPTKGQEEKQGKPIIVVLMGAPGSGKSTFCEQVMGSSVRPWVRVCQDTIKNGKAGTKAQCIESARSALREGKSVFIDRCNLEKEQRDEFVKLGGPQVDVHAVVLDLPAKLCISRSVKRTGHEGNLQGGKAAAVVNRMLQKKELPNLSEGFGRITFCQNESDVESAIRTYSGLGPLDTLPHGTFGQKSPGAKVQLGIMKFLKKTDVPTNTESTSNKVQDSNASQITGGKDTVKGTGLFTESGSMESKKGEQPVVGSAGTDVSLDNAPTLAFPSISTADFQFDLEKASDIIVEKVAEFVNKLGNARLVLVDLTHKSKILSLVRAKASQKNIDSKRFFTFVGDITKLHSEGGLCCNVIANAANWRLKPGGGGVNAAIFNAGGPALEVATKEQAKSLYPGNAVVVPLPSTSPLFCREGVTHVIHVLGPNMNPQRPNYLDNDYSKGCKILHDTYTSLFEGFASIVRTQKKVFKGSFGNLRLKLPESKDHSESGPTNHSTNTYQKIKREDLHESERNKRSKGDQAEAENDSDSNASKSNLHSDGSKNKSWGTWAQAVYNIAMHPEKQRDVVLEISDDVVVLNDLYPKAQKHLLVVARHPGLDRLADVCKEHIQLLRTMHAVGLKWAEKFLHDDSTLVFRLGYHSKIDTSLQKCVFSCSVLLTMVYLSLNITP; encoded by the exons ATGGACATGGACGTTGATGAACCAACCAAAG GCCAAGAAGAAAAGCAAGGAAAGCCCATAATCGTAGTATTGATGGGTGCACCCGGTAGCGGCAAGTCCACATTCTGCGAACAAGTCATGGGCTCCTCCGTTCGTCCCTGGGTCCGGGTCTGCCAG GATACCATCAAGAATGGGAAAGCCGGTACGAAAGCTCAGTGTATAGAGAGTGCGAGGAGTGCATTGAGGGAAGGGAAGAGTGTGTTTATAGATAGATGCAATCTGGAGAAAGAGCAAAGAGATGAGTTTGTGAAGCTGGGTGGTCCTCAGGTGGATGTTCATGCTGTGGTGCTTGATCTTCCTGCTAAGCTTTGTATCTCGCGGTCGGTGAAGCGAACTGGCCATGAGGGGAACTTGCAAGGTGGAAAAGCTGCGGCTGTTGTGAATAGAATGCTGCAGAAGAAAGAATTGCCGAATCTGAGCGAAGGGTTTGGTAGGATCACTTTTTGCCAGAATGAGAGTGATGTTGAATCTGCCATTCGTACATATAGTGGACTCGGTCCGTTGGATACACTTCCTCATGGGACTTTTGGCCAGAAGAGCCCAGGTGCAAAAGTTCAACTTGGTATAATGAAATTCCTAAAGAAAACAGATGTTCCTACTAATACTGAATCGACTTCGAACAAGGTTCAGGATTCTAATGCTTCTCAAATTACTGGGGGAAAGGATACTGTGAAAGGAACAGGTTTGTTTACTGAAAGTGGTAGTATGGAGTCCAAGAAAGGTGAGCAGCCTGTCGTAGGTTCTGCTGGCACTGACGTCTCTCTTGACAATGCTCCCACCCTGGCATTTCCATCTATTTCCACAGCAGATTTTCAGTTTGACCTTGAGAAGGCATCTGACATTATTGTAGAGAAAGTTGCAGAATTTGTAAATAAACTTGGAAATGCAAGACTTGTTTTAGTGGACTTGACTCATAAATCGAAGATTTTGTCCTTGGTGAGGGCTAAAGCTTCACAGAAAAACATTGACTCCAAGAGGTTCTTCACATTTGTGGGAGATATCACTAAGCTTCATTCAGAAGGAGGTCTTTGCTGCAATGTGATAGCTAATGCTGCTAACTG GCGACTTAAACCAGGAGGTGGTGGTGTCAATGCTGCAATCTTCAATGCTGGAGGTCCAGCTTTAGAGgttgcaaccaaagaacaagcCAAATCTCTGTATCCTGGGAATGCTGTGGTTGTTCCTCTCCCTTCAACTTCTCCTTTGTTTTGTAGGGAAGGGGTAACCCATGTCATACATGTTCTTGGACCCAATATGAACCCACAGAGACCAAATTATCTTGACAATGACTATAGCAAAGGCTGCAAAATTCTCCATGACACTTATACTTCACTTTTTGAAGGTTTTGCATCAATAGTGAGGACCCAAAAGAAGGTATTTAAGGGAAGCTTTGGAAACCTTCGGTTGAAGCTGCCAGAGTCAAAAGATCACTCTGAGAGTGGGCCTACAAATCACTCTACAAATACCTATCAAAAGATCAAGAGAGAGGATCTTCATGAATCTGAAAGGAACAAACGGAGTAAAGGAGATCAAGCTGAAGCTGAAAACGACTCTGATTCTAATGCTAGTAAATCAAACCTCCACTCTGATGGAAGCAAGAATAAATCCTGGGGAACATGGGCCCAGGCTGTCTACAACATTGCCATGCATCCAGAGAAGCAGAGGGATGTAGTACTAGAGATATCAGATGATGTCGTTGTACTAAATGATCTTTATCCAAAG GCACAAAAGCATCTCCTGGTGGTAGCGCGACATCCTGGTCTTGATCGCTTGGCAGATGTATGCAAAGAACACATTCAGTTGCTAAGGACAATGCATGCGGTTGGTTTGAAGTGGGCTGAAAAGTTCTTACATGATGATTCAACATTGGTCTTTCGTCTTGGATATCACTCG AAGATAGATACGAGTCTTCAGAAATGTGTCTTCTCCTGTTCAGTACTCTTGACAATGGTATATCTGTCCCTGAACATAACTCCATAG
- the LOC112194090 gene encoding receptor-like protein 7 has product MTIPLFSCHFLILIYHVSLSVLILVVSGQCSSNQQQSLLLQLKNSLNFEPALSTKLVKWNNVSDYCSWEGVSCKGGCVTHLDLSWESISGGLDNSSALFGLQYIEHLNLANNNFNYTPIPPKFNKLASLSYLDLSNAGFAGQIPIEISHLTRLVILDLSTFYLPGTPVLQLEHPDLNMLIGNLSEIIELHLDGVNISAQGAHWGQAISSSLPKLRVLSLSSCNLLGPIDVSLLKLQSLSEIRIESNNLSTPVPEFLSNFTNLTSLRLMNSGLLGTFPEKIFRVPTLQIIDLIGNQELQGSLPDFPKNGALQFLFLARTNFSGLLPESIGNLKMLSKVDLSNCNFTGPIPKSMESLTELVYVDMSANKLNGSVPLLSMAKNLTNINLSYNELTGQINSIRWENLINLDLRFNQLNGSIPVSLFSLPLLQKLLLSNNQFSGKLHEFANISSLDTVDLSSNNLEGTVPMSIFNLRGLKILSLSSNNFSGSFPLNSVQQLKNLSSLDLSYNSLSISYNSTNSSESSFPNITTLKLASGELRTFPNFLRDQSRLRYLDLSQNQIHGEIPNWIWKLNNLLQLNLSFNSLVTLEGPLTNLASSLSVLDLHSNQLQGQVPIFPPFATYLDYSRNSFTSSIPADIGDFFTYTLFLSLSSNKFQGSIPGSICNASYLQVLDLSNNSLTGIIPPCLTATGGTLVVLNLRRNKLAGRIPDRFPGHCTLKTLDFSGNLLEGQFPKSLANCRVLEVLNLGNNEIRDTFPCLLKNISTLRVLVLRSNQFFGRFGCSNTTGTWPMLQIVDIARNNFSGEIPGKSLTTWQAVMGNEDAQSSIDHLQFPVFRFSDGLNYQDAITVTTKGLELEFVKILTVFTSIDISCNNFNGSIPAQVGQLKALYGLNMSNNALTGTIPSSLGNLTQLESLDFSSNSLSGPIPPQLTQLTFLSFLNLSDNQLVGMIPIGDQFYTFSPESFEDNEGLCGAPLPVTCSKTSNSPDAPSKDQNKDWGIKWEIISAEIGFTCGFGIAIASLFFCKRWRISYYRVMQNILLKIFPQLEERFGDHRRHVYINPSWRR; this is encoded by the coding sequence ATGACAATTCCTTTGTTCTCATGCCATTTCTTAATACTCATTTACCATGTTTCACTCAGTGTCCTTATACTGGTGGTCTCTGGCCAATGTTCCAGCAACCAGCAGCAATCTTTGTTGCTCCAACTGAAGAACAGCCTGAATTTTGAGCCTGCATTATCCACAAAGCTGGTGAAGTGGAACAATGTCTCTGATTATTGTTCTTGGGAAGGTGTCTCCTGCAAAGGAGGTTGTGTTACCCATCTCGACTTGAGCTGGGAATCGATTTCAGGTGGACTTGATAATTCAAGTGCTCTTTTCGGTCTGCAGTACATCGAACACCTGAATTTGGCGAATAATAACTTCAATTATACTCCGATTCCACCCAAGTTCAACAAGCTCGCCAGTTTGAGTTATTTGGATCTGTCAAATGCTGGCTTTGCAGGGCAGATTCCGATTGAGATTTCGCACTTGACAAGGTTGGTGATTCTTGATTTATCTACCTTTTACTTGCCCGGAACTCCTGTACTGCAACTTGAGCATCCAGATTTGAATATGCTTATTGGAAACCTTTCGGAGATAATCGAACTTCATCTTGATGGTGTGAACATATCAGCACAGGGAGCTCACTGGGGTCAAGCAATATCATCTTCACTGCCAAAGCTGAGGGTGTTGAGCCTGTCCAGTTGTAATCTTTTGGGCCCTATTGATGTTTCATTGTTGAAGCTTCAATCACTCTCAGAAATTCGTATAGAGAGTAACAATTTGTCTACTCCAGTTCCAGAGTTCttgtcaaatttcacaaatttgACTTCCTTACGCCTCATGAATTCAGGGTTACTTGGTACATTCCCAGAGAAGATCTTTCGGGTACCTACACTGCAGATTATCGACTTAATTGGCAATCAAGAGCTACAAGGTTCGCTGCCAGACTTTCCGAAGAATGGAGCTCTTCAGTTCCTGTTCCTAGCCAGGACAAATTTTTCAGGGTTATTGCCGGAATCTATTGGAAACCTCAAGATGTTGTCCAAAGTAGATCTTTCAAATTGCAACTTCACGGGACCAATCCCAAAGTCAATGGAAAGCCTTACGGAACTGGTTTATGTGGACATGTCAGCAAACAAGCTTAATGGTTCAGTTCCATTGTTGAGTATGGCCAAGAATCTGACCAACATAAATCTTTCGTACAATGAGCTAACAGGTCAGATTAACTCTATTCGCTGGGAAAACCTGATCAATCTGGACTTGCGTTTCAATCAACTGAATGGAAGTATTCCAGTGTCCCTGTTTTCCCTTCCCTTGTTGCAGAAACTACTACTCTCCAACAATCAATTCTCTGGTAAGTTGCATGAATTTGCCAATATCTCTTCACTGGACACCGTCGATTTGAGTAGCAACAATTTGGAAGGAACGGTACCCATGTCTATCTTTAATCTCCGAGGGCTTAAAATTCTCTCACTTTCTTCCAACAACTTCAGTGGCTCCTTCCCTCTTAACAGTGTGCAACAACTCAAAAATCTTTCCAGTCTTGATCTTTCATACAATAGTTTGTCAATTAGTTACAATAGTACAAATTCCTCAGAGTCATCCTTTCCTAATATTACCACATTAAAATTGGCTTCTGGAGAGTTGAGAACATTTCCTAATTTCTTGAGAGATCAATCCAGATTACGCTATTTGGACCTTTCACAGAACCAGATTCATGGAGAGATACCCAACTGGATTTGGAAGCTCAATAATCTATTACAACTAAATCTGTCTTTCAACTCCCTTGTAACTCTAGAAGGTCCTTTAACCAATCTTGCTTCTAGTTTGTCTGTGCTTGACCTTCATTCTAACCAGCTTCAGGGACAAGTCCCAATTTTTCCACCATTTGCCACTTATCTGGATTACTCGAGAAACAGTTTCACCTCTAGCATACCGGCTGACATTGGTGATTTCTTTACTTACACTCTTTTCTTGTCTCTTTCAAGCAACAAATTTCAAGGGAGCATTCCAGGATCAATATGCAATGCGTCATATCTTCAGGTTCTTGATCTGTCCAATAATTCTTTAACTGGCATCATTCCCCCATGCTTGACTGCAACAGGCGGAACTCTTGTGGTACTCAATTTAAGGAGAAATAAACTTGCTGGCAGAATTCCTGATAGATTTCCTGGCCATTGTACTTTGAAAACTCTAGACTTCAGTGGAAATCTTCTAGAAGGTCAGTTTCCAAAATCTCTAGCCAATTGCAGAGTGTTAGAAGTTTTGAACCTTGGAAACAATGAGATAAGGGATACATTTCCGTGCTTGTTGAAGAACATATCCACCTTGCGTGTCCTTGTTTTGCGATCAAACCAATTTTTTGGACGCTTTGGATGTTCCAACACCACTGGTACCTGGCCAATGCTTCAAATTGTTGACATAGCACGCAACAACTTTAGTGGTGAAATACCGGGAAAAAGCTTGACGACATGGCAGGCAGTGATGGGCAATGAAGATGCCCAATCATCAATCGATCATCTACAATTTCCTGTCTTTAGATTCAGTGACGGGCTAAATTATCAGGATGCTATAACAGTTACCACCAAAGGACTAGAGTTGGAATTTGTCAAGATTTTAACCGTCTTCACCTCTATTGACATCTCGTGCAACAATTTCAATGGATCAATACCGGCACAAGTGGGACAACTGAAAGCACTCTATGGCCTCAACATGTCCAATAATGCTCTCACAGGCACTATCCCATCATCATTGGGTAACCTAACACAACTTGAGTCCTTGGACTTTTCGAGCAACAGCCTGAGCGGGCCAATTCCACCACAGCTTACACAGCTCACTTTCCTGTCATTCTTGAATCTCTCAGATAACCAACTGGTTGGGATGATACCGATTGGTGATCAGTTTTATACATTTTCTCCAGAATCCTTTGAAGATAATGAAGGATTATGTGGGGCACCTTTGCCTGTAACATGCAGCAAAACCAGCAACTCACCAGATGCACCATCCAAGGACCAAAACAAAGATTGGGGAATTAAATGGGAAATTATCAGTGCTGAAATTGGATTTACTTGTGGGTTTGGAATTGCCATCGCATCACTTTTCTTTTGCAAGAGATGGAGGATATCGTATTACAGAGTTATGCAGAATATCTTACTGAAGATATTTCCTCAGCTGGAAGAAAGATTTGGAGATCACAGAAGGCATGTTTACATAAATCCAAGTTGGAGGCGTTGA